In Paralcaligenes sp. KSB-10, the following are encoded in one genomic region:
- the recQ gene encoding DNA helicase RecQ: protein MSASHKTILDTLQRVFGYESFRGDQQAIIEHLVDGGDALVLMPTGGGKSLCYQIPALVRSGTGVVVSPLIALMQDQVDTLTELGVRAAFLNSTQDWRTAREVEQAFLAGELDLLYVAPERLLTERCLELLAGGEIALFAIDEAHCVSQWGHDFRPEYLGLSILSERWPAVPRIALTATATTVTRREIAQRLDLTAARHFVSSFDRPNIRYRIVEKAEVKRQLLQFIQTEHQGDCGIVYGLSRARVEDTAEFLCQHGIPALPYHAGLSAAVRAGNQSRFLREDGLVIVATIAFGMGIDKPDVRFVAHIDLPKSVEGYYQETGRAGRDGLPATAWLAYGLQDVVQQRRMIDESPGEDLFRRRLGSQLDAMLGLCETVSCRRQRLLAYFDQRIEPCGNCDTCLEPPQAWDGTVAAQKILSAVYRLWRERGQRFGAGHLIDILRGKLTERIKQYEHQSLSVFGIGSDLSEQAWRGVFRQLLAQSLLAVDQEGYGTLALTDASRQVLKGEKTLMLRREPEKTARSSRSTSTRRKEAEIVLPAEAQQRFEALRAWRAEVARSHGVPAYVIFHDATLREIAVQSPSSLDELSHISGVGLRKLEAYGEELLRNVRAAP from the coding sequence ATGTCTGCTTCCCACAAAACGATACTCGATACCCTGCAACGCGTGTTTGGCTATGAGTCTTTCCGCGGCGATCAGCAGGCCATCATCGAGCATCTCGTCGACGGAGGGGACGCCCTGGTTCTGATGCCCACCGGCGGCGGCAAATCGCTGTGCTATCAGATTCCAGCCTTGGTCAGGTCCGGCACAGGGGTGGTGGTATCGCCGCTTATCGCCTTGATGCAGGACCAGGTCGATACCCTGACCGAGCTGGGCGTGCGGGCCGCCTTCCTGAACTCGACGCAGGACTGGCGCACGGCTCGCGAGGTGGAACAAGCCTTCCTGGCGGGCGAGCTGGATCTTTTGTACGTGGCACCCGAGCGTTTGCTGACCGAGCGATGCCTGGAGCTGCTGGCCGGAGGGGAGATCGCCCTGTTTGCCATTGACGAGGCCCACTGTGTTTCGCAGTGGGGGCACGATTTCCGCCCGGAATACCTTGGCTTGTCGATCTTGTCGGAGCGCTGGCCTGCGGTGCCTCGCATAGCGTTGACGGCCACCGCCACGACCGTGACCCGCCGGGAGATCGCGCAGCGCCTGGACCTGACTGCGGCGCGTCACTTCGTTTCCAGCTTCGACCGGCCCAATATACGCTACCGTATTGTCGAAAAGGCCGAGGTCAAGCGCCAGTTGCTGCAGTTCATACAGACCGAGCATCAGGGCGATTGCGGCATTGTTTACGGCCTGTCGCGCGCCAGGGTCGAGGATACCGCCGAGTTCCTGTGCCAGCATGGCATTCCCGCCTTGCCGTACCACGCCGGCCTGAGCGCCGCCGTGCGCGCTGGAAATCAGTCGCGCTTCCTGCGCGAAGACGGCCTGGTCATTGTGGCCACGATCGCGTTCGGCATGGGCATAGACAAACCCGACGTACGCTTTGTGGCGCATATCGATCTGCCCAAGTCGGTCGAGGGCTATTACCAGGAAACCGGCCGGGCCGGCCGCGATGGCCTGCCGGCGACGGCCTGGCTGGCATATGGCTTGCAGGACGTGGTGCAGCAGCGCCGCATGATCGACGAGTCGCCGGGCGAGGACCTGTTCCGGCGGCGCCTCGGATCGCAGCTCGATGCGATGCTCGGTTTGTGCGAAACCGTATCGTGCCGGCGCCAGCGCCTGCTGGCCTATTTCGATCAGCGCATCGAGCCTTGCGGGAACTGCGATACCTGCCTGGAGCCGCCGCAAGCCTGGGATGGCACGGTTGCCGCCCAGAAAATCCTGTCGGCCGTGTATCGTCTCTGGCGCGAGCGAGGCCAGCGCTTCGGCGCGGGGCATCTCATCGACATTCTTCGCGGCAAGCTGACTGAGCGCATCAAGCAGTACGAACATCAGAGCCTGAGCGTATTCGGAATTGGCTCGGATTTGTCCGAGCAGGCATGGCGTGGCGTCTTTCGTCAATTGCTCGCGCAAAGCCTGTTGGCCGTGGATCAGGAAGGCTATGGCACCCTGGCCCTGACCGACGCGAGCCGCCAGGTGCTTAAGGGGGAAAAGACCCTCATGCTCAGGCGCGAGCCGGAAAAAACGGCGCGTTCGAGCCGATCGACAAGTACGCGCCGCAAAGAAGCGGAAATTGTCCTGCCGGCCGAGGCGCAGCAGCGTTTCGAGGCTTTGAGGGCCTGGCGTGCCGAAGTAGCCCGCAGCCATGGCGTGCCGGCCTATGTCATTTTCCATGATGCGACTTTGCGTGAAATCGCGGTGCAGTCACCGTCGTCTCTGGATGAACTCAGTCATATCAGCGGGGTGGGCCTGCGCAAGCTCGAGGCGTACGGTGAGGAACTGCTGCGCAACGTGCGCGCGGCGCCGTAG
- a CDS encoding ClcB-like voltage-gated chloride channel protein produces the protein MADLVSSMRKRLEGYAWLSDLPAMLCWAAVVGVLGALTTIAFHEGMHLVQHWVTGHSGSIVQVTQGLPWYGRLLFPMAGGVVAGALLWWAAKIKAGANSDYMEAVAIGDGRLSIRQGLLRSLSSLCTVASGGSIGREGAMVHLASLSASAIGRFTSFNTARLRLLVACGAAAGVAAAYGAPIAGALFVAEIVLGTMAMQSFGPLLIAAATANIVMRMAGHYQTTYQMTNIPQIGGVEILPFIVLGVLAGVAAPQFLKFLDFSKKTFKGTKLPLPARLGLGGALLGLLSIFMPMVAGNGYSVVYSLLHTNWTWYAVLLILVCKVLATALTVGSGAVGGVFTPSIFVGAVFGTLFGQIVAMFWPGMSAEPYLFTLVGMGAFLGAATSAPLMAILMIFEMTLSYQIVLPLMLACVIAYFVSRAIAEVAMYEVTLVRERDVLLRHQLRHTELNEMIKPAVTVVATTAPVKAALQMFLDYPVKYLYVVDENNIYQGVIAQQDLTSLLLNQRDAQDRLAGEVLRLDFVKPLHPDMTLDDAQEYFVNFTGERLPVVSREQHPRLLGVVYKSSLLEKYCALKKSMDASGEVMLDVRARRAR, from the coding sequence ATGGCTGATTTGGTTTCCTCGATGCGCAAACGCCTGGAAGGCTATGCCTGGCTTTCCGATTTGCCCGCCATGCTCTGTTGGGCCGCGGTCGTTGGCGTTCTGGGTGCGCTGACCACCATCGCTTTCCACGAAGGTATGCACCTGGTCCAGCACTGGGTGACCGGGCATAGCGGCTCCATCGTCCAGGTAACGCAAGGCCTGCCCTGGTATGGTCGCCTGCTTTTTCCGATGGCCGGGGGGGTGGTGGCCGGAGCCCTGTTGTGGTGGGCCGCCAAAATCAAGGCTGGCGCCAATTCGGACTACATGGAGGCGGTTGCCATAGGCGACGGCCGCCTGTCGATCCGGCAAGGCCTGTTGCGATCGCTGTCCTCCCTGTGCACGGTGGCTTCGGGCGGTTCGATAGGGCGCGAGGGCGCAATGGTGCATCTGGCCTCCCTGAGCGCTTCGGCCATCGGCCGCTTTACTTCCTTCAATACCGCGCGCCTGCGGCTGCTGGTGGCTTGCGGTGCGGCCGCCGGCGTGGCCGCCGCTTATGGGGCGCCGATTGCCGGTGCCTTGTTCGTGGCCGAAATCGTTCTGGGCACCATGGCCATGCAAAGCTTCGGCCCCTTGCTGATTGCCGCGGCCACGGCAAATATCGTCATGCGCATGGCGGGCCATTACCAGACCACCTATCAGATGACGAATATCCCGCAGATTGGCGGCGTCGAGATTCTGCCGTTCATTGTGCTGGGGGTTCTGGCAGGAGTGGCCGCCCCTCAATTCCTCAAATTTCTCGATTTTTCAAAGAAAACCTTCAAAGGCACCAAACTGCCGCTGCCGGCCCGCCTGGGCCTGGGGGGGGCCTTGCTGGGACTTCTGTCGATTTTCATGCCCATGGTTGCAGGCAACGGCTATAGCGTGGTGTATTCCCTGTTGCATACGAACTGGACCTGGTATGCCGTCCTGCTCATCCTGGTGTGCAAGGTGCTTGCCACGGCGCTCACGGTGGGGTCCGGGGCGGTCGGCGGTGTATTCACACCCTCCATCTTTGTGGGTGCCGTGTTTGGCACCCTGTTTGGGCAGATCGTGGCCATGTTCTGGCCCGGCATGTCCGCCGAGCCGTATCTGTTTACATTGGTGGGGATGGGGGCTTTTCTGGGTGCGGCAACCAGCGCGCCGCTCATGGCCATTTTGATGATTTTTGAAATGACCTTGAGTTATCAGATTGTGTTGCCCCTGATGCTGGCTTGCGTAATCGCCTATTTTGTATCGCGGGCCATTGCCGAGGTGGCCATGTACGAGGTCACGCTGGTGCGCGAGCGCGACGTATTGTTGCGCCACCAGCTGCGCCATACCGAACTGAATGAAATGATCAAGCCGGCGGTCACGGTCGTGGCGACCACTGCTCCGGTCAAGGCGGCCTTGCAGATGTTTCTGGATTATCCCGTCAAGTACTTGTATGTGGTCGATGAAAACAATATATATCAGGGCGTGATCGCGCAGCAGGACCTGACCAGCTTGCTGCTCAATCAGAGGGATGCCCAGGACCGACTGGCTGGCGAGGTATTGCGCCTCGATTTTGTGAAGCCGCTGCATCCCGATATGACGCTGGACGACGCGCAGGAGTATTTTGTGAACTTTACCGGCGAGCGTCTGCCGGTTGTGAGCCGCGAGCAGCATCCTCGGTTGTTGGGCGTGGTGTATAAGTCTTCTTTGCTTGAAAAATATTGCGCGCTTAAAAAATCCATGGATGCCAGCGGCGAAGTCATGCTCGACGTTCGTGCCAGGCGCGCCAGATGA
- a CDS encoding response regulator encodes MDTPLVKILVVDDDPALRQLLADYLNRHGYDTLLAADGSDLVQRIQRYSPDLVVLDRMMPDGDGAEACRRLRQQGEDIPVILLTGRDETVDRVVGLEAGADDYVGKPFDPRELLARIEAVLRRKKGASALTKEQPVAFGPFVFDPSTRQLYKNQAVVKLTGGEVNLLEALVKNPGKPLSRDRLLALARDDDEGERNDRAIDIAVLRLRRSIEDDPKQPRWIQTVWGVGYRFAP; translated from the coding sequence ATGGATACCCCTTTAGTCAAAATTCTGGTCGTCGACGACGATCCGGCATTGCGCCAGTTGCTGGCCGATTACCTGAATCGCCACGGCTACGATACATTGCTGGCCGCCGACGGCAGCGATCTGGTTCAGCGCATACAACGTTATTCCCCCGACCTCGTCGTACTCGATCGCATGATGCCCGATGGCGACGGCGCCGAAGCCTGTCGCCGACTGCGGCAGCAGGGCGAGGACATTCCCGTCATTCTGCTGACGGGGCGCGACGAAACCGTGGACCGCGTCGTCGGCCTCGAGGCCGGCGCCGACGACTACGTCGGCAAACCCTTCGACCCCCGCGAACTTCTTGCCCGCATCGAAGCCGTTCTGCGCCGGAAGAAAGGCGCTTCGGCACTCACCAAAGAGCAACCCGTCGCATTCGGGCCGTTCGTGTTCGATCCGAGCACACGCCAGCTTTACAAAAACCAGGCCGTGGTCAAGCTGACCGGCGGCGAGGTCAACCTGCTGGAAGCATTGGTCAAGAACCCCGGCAAGCCGCTGTCGCGCGATCGCTTGCTGGCCCTGGCCCGCGACGACGACGAAGGCGAGCGCAACGACCGTGCCATCGACATCGCTGTCCTGCGCCTGCGCCGCTCCATCGAAGACGACCCGAAACAGCCGCGCTGGATACAGACCGTCTGGGGCGTGGGCTACCGTTTTGCCCCCTGA
- a CDS encoding ATP-binding protein yields MKWHRLIPRSLRVRMILLTLGTVLLAQAATVATITYYRKKFTEEVAVQYTATTISTLRAALAKIPADERADFVRTASQNEWHLWSRSLPSEARINERPRLPPELRRDRRHGPPPLPHDMRRDLRLFVQSLNIRLNDGTRVALSKGPRPRLYISLMPNLGDDEAPQNREWLVIPLDHISPPVTTPAIFFWLGGMGLFLLISAIFSWHITRPLTRLASAADQLAAGQPQRVTPSGPTETRILGERFNAMLDALAESGAVRRTLLAGLPHDLKGPLSRMWLRIEMVDDSTFKDGMRKDIQDMQRMVNQFIGFVRGTDPGTYHFTPLALNGWLEEQTSAWESAGSAVRLTELWAKPLTLNADRIALGRLLDNLVTNALNHGKPPVEVALTADDHWAIMTISDYGPGIAPERRGEALRPFSRLDDARTLTGSVGLGLALADAIAKAHGGTLTLGQAPSGGLRVTVKLPLLATADA; encoded by the coding sequence ATGAAATGGCACCGGCTCATACCCAGGTCCCTGCGCGTACGCATGATCCTGCTCACGCTGGGTACGGTTTTGCTGGCGCAGGCGGCCACAGTAGCCACCATCACGTATTACCGCAAGAAATTCACCGAAGAGGTGGCGGTTCAATATACCGCGACAACCATCAGCACCTTGCGCGCCGCGCTGGCTAAAATTCCTGCCGACGAACGTGCCGATTTCGTACGCACGGCGTCGCAGAACGAATGGCATTTATGGTCGCGCAGCCTGCCTTCGGAGGCCCGCATCAACGAGCGCCCCAGGCTGCCGCCGGAGCTGCGGCGCGACAGGCGGCACGGCCCTCCCCCCTTGCCCCACGACATGCGGCGCGATCTGCGCCTCTTTGTCCAATCTCTCAACATTCGCCTGAACGACGGCACCCGCGTGGCGCTCTCGAAAGGGCCCCGGCCTCGGCTGTATATCTCGCTTATGCCCAATCTGGGCGACGACGAGGCGCCGCAGAACCGGGAATGGCTGGTCATTCCGCTCGACCATATTTCGCCGCCCGTGACAACGCCGGCGATTTTCTTCTGGCTCGGCGGCATGGGGCTGTTCCTGCTGATTTCCGCGATTTTTTCGTGGCACATCACGCGCCCCCTGACGCGCCTGGCCAGCGCCGCCGACCAGTTGGCGGCCGGACAGCCACAACGCGTCACGCCTTCGGGTCCCACGGAAACACGCATACTGGGCGAGCGCTTCAATGCCATGCTCGACGCCCTGGCGGAGTCGGGAGCCGTCAGACGCACCTTGCTGGCCGGCCTGCCCCACGACCTGAAGGGCCCTTTGTCGCGCATGTGGCTGCGCATTGAAATGGTCGACGATTCGACTTTCAAAGACGGCATGCGCAAAGACATCCAGGACATGCAGCGCATGGTCAACCAGTTTATCGGCTTCGTACGCGGCACCGACCCGGGCACCTACCACTTCACACCGCTGGCGCTCAATGGCTGGCTGGAAGAACAGACCTCGGCCTGGGAGAGCGCCGGCAGCGCCGTGCGCCTGACCGAATTATGGGCAAAGCCCCTTACGCTCAATGCCGATCGCATTGCCTTGGGGCGCCTGCTCGACAATCTGGTTACCAACGCCCTCAATCATGGCAAGCCTCCTGTCGAAGTTGCGCTGACCGCCGACGATCACTGGGCCATCATGACTATTTCAGACTACGGGCCCGGTATCGCACCCGAGCGGCGCGGCGAAGCGCTACGGCCTTTTTCGCGGCTGGACGACGCCCGCACCCTGACCGGATCGGTGGGCCTGGGGCTGGCATTGGCCGACGCCATCGCCAAGGCTCACGGCGGCACCCTGACACTGGGCCAGGCCCCTTCGGGAGGCCTGCGGGTAACCGTAAAACTGCCTTTGCTGGCTACTGCCGACGCCTGA
- a CDS encoding cytochrome d ubiquinol oxidase subunit II, producing MIVSLALSLGMNPQDPAFWMPLAFMGILFTVIVAGTILDGFDIGVGCLALFAPPDLRPRMLSLLSPWRDANEFWLFLGMGLFVAAFPNAWGSVMGELYLPLCVLALGVMLRSVSFEFRLRAPIEMQSRWLAGFSLGSLITALAHGFLLGQLVVTYQTGAGYLWFSLFVGLCALAAYCLLGAAWLIMREGGELRVRAVMWGRRAVRWAAAGSVGVSVVLAFANTGVFLKWSDGPQWPVVVGLWGFMLIGFVSIEMCLQRMINRSYRTTAFPFTMTLLIFLVTLGGLGYSFFPYLVLDDITIWDAAASVASLRLILSAAVIALPVALIFNIWVYWRMFGLSKAPTPPVFKA from the coding sequence ATGATTGTTTCCCTGGCGCTTTCCCTGGGGATGAATCCGCAGGATCCCGCATTCTGGATGCCGCTTGCCTTCATGGGCATTCTGTTCACGGTCATTGTGGCCGGCACTATTCTCGATGGCTTCGATATCGGCGTCGGCTGCCTGGCCTTGTTCGCTCCCCCCGACTTGCGTCCGCGCATGCTGTCGCTGCTCAGTCCCTGGCGGGACGCCAACGAATTCTGGCTTTTCCTGGGCATGGGCCTGTTTGTGGCGGCATTTCCCAATGCCTGGGGCAGTGTCATGGGCGAGCTTTATCTGCCCTTGTGCGTACTGGCGCTGGGGGTCATGCTGCGTTCGGTATCGTTCGAGTTCCGTTTGCGCGCGCCGATCGAGATGCAGTCCCGCTGGCTGGCCGGATTCAGCCTGGGCTCGCTGATTACGGCGTTGGCCCACGGTTTCTTGCTGGGGCAACTGGTGGTGACGTATCAGACCGGAGCGGGCTATTTGTGGTTTTCCTTGTTTGTCGGCTTGTGCGCGCTGGCGGCCTACTGCCTATTGGGCGCCGCCTGGCTGATTATGCGCGAAGGCGGCGAACTGCGTGTTCGGGCCGTCATGTGGGGCAGGCGCGCGGTGCGCTGGGCGGCAGCCGGCTCGGTTGGGGTATCGGTGGTGCTGGCCTTTGCCAACACAGGTGTTTTTCTCAAATGGAGCGACGGCCCTCAATGGCCTGTCGTGGTTGGCCTGTGGGGGTTCATGCTGATTGGCTTTGTATCGATTGAAATGTGCCTGCAACGCATGATCAATCGCAGCTATCGGACGACCGCCTTTCCCTTCACCATGACATTGCTGATTTTCCTGGTCACTCTGGGTGGCCTGGGTTACAGCTTTTTCCCGTATCTGGTGCTGGATGACATCACGATCTGGGATGCGGCCGCCTCGGTGGCGTCCCTGCGCCTGATTCTGTCCGCAGCGGTCATCGCCTTGCCGGTTGCGCTCATTTTCAATATTTGGGTGTATTGGCGCATGTTTGGTTTGTCGAAGGCGCCGACGCCCCCCGTGTTCAAGGCCTGA
- a CDS encoding cytochrome ubiquinol oxidase subunit I yields MTNSALWLSQIQFFISLGFLSLFLAIELGLAWLLLFFKIRGRLSGEAGWTVAYRFWVRVFALAFVLTFASSMPVLIQFGSLWPRLMDKIGEIAGPLLTAAILTTFIFKSCFLGAMLFGQRRFSDSVHTAMVFMTALGVTLAALWMVVLMSWMQTPAGANLIDGQYHVVNWFDVLFNPSVGWHAALLVLSSALTVAFLMLGVTAGQTLRRPLDDSERLVFRTSLSVAMVGVVLQAAAGAGTGMMIAQHQPAKAAATAAYWQSGTQPVLVLTAWPDQADGSNLAAWEWHHAGGRWLGQDDKGQFVGLDHFSGMSPPVALVFWSFRLMLLIGLLMALAAWVTFFRLRKKQYDPSVLSERWRRFLRLMMFSGWGASLAGLCYALFGLYPYAVNGTVTLSEIASSTPSNVLAGAGVAYLVFYGVLMLGFLQLLRHIARYGVVPVARRRGRA; encoded by the coding sequence ATGACGAACTCCGCTCTCTGGCTATCGCAGATCCAGTTTTTTATCAGCCTGGGTTTTTTATCGCTGTTTCTGGCGATAGAGCTTGGCCTTGCCTGGCTGTTGCTGTTTTTCAAAATTCGCGGCCGCCTGTCCGGGGAAGCGGGCTGGACGGTTGCATATCGGTTCTGGGTGCGTGTTTTCGCTCTGGCGTTTGTGCTCACATTTGCGTCCAGCATGCCGGTTCTGATCCAGTTCGGCAGCCTGTGGCCCCGTTTGATGGACAAAATCGGCGAAATTGCCGGCCCTTTGCTGACCGCGGCCATTTTGACCACATTTATCTTCAAATCCTGTTTTTTGGGTGCAATGCTTTTCGGGCAGCGCCGTTTTTCGGACTCCGTGCATACAGCCATGGTATTCATGACGGCGCTGGGAGTGACTCTGGCCGCGTTGTGGATGGTGGTCCTGATGTCCTGGATGCAGACGCCTGCCGGGGCGAACCTGATCGACGGTCAATACCATGTCGTCAACTGGTTCGATGTGCTGTTCAATCCGTCCGTAGGCTGGCATGCCGCCTTGCTGGTCCTGAGTTCCGCCCTGACCGTGGCCTTTCTGATGCTGGGCGTCACGGCGGGCCAGACTTTGCGGCGTCCCCTGGACGACAGCGAGCGCCTGGTGTTCAGGACTTCCTTGAGCGTCGCCATGGTCGGCGTCGTGCTGCAGGCGGCGGCAGGAGCCGGGACCGGCATGATGATCGCCCAGCATCAGCCGGCCAAGGCGGCGGCCACAGCGGCGTATTGGCAATCCGGCACGCAGCCGGTGCTGGTGCTGACGGCCTGGCCGGATCAGGCCGACGGCAGCAATCTGGCCGCCTGGGAATGGCATCATGCCGGCGGGCGCTGGCTGGGGCAGGATGACAAGGGGCAGTTTGTCGGGCTTGACCATTTCTCGGGCATGAGCCCTCCGGTTGCCCTGGTTTTCTGGTCTTTCCGGCTTATGCTGCTGATTGGGCTGTTAATGGCTCTGGCCGCCTGGGTGACCTTTTTTCGTTTGCGCAAGAAGCAGTACGACCCAAGCGTCTTGTCTGAGAGATGGCGCCGATTCTTGCGTCTCATGATGTTTTCCGGATGGGGCGCAAGCCTGGCGGGACTGTGCTATGCCTTGTTCGGCCTCTATCCCTATGCCGTGAACGGCACCGTGACGCTAAGTGAAATTGCGAGCTCCACCCCAAGTAATGTTCTGGCAGGGGCAGGGGTCGCTTATCTGGTGTTTTACGGCGTGCTGATGCTGGGCTTCCTGCAGTTGCTGCGACACATCGCCCGCTATGGCGTGGTGCCGGTTGCCCGCAGACGGGGGCGCGCATGA
- a CDS encoding glutamine--tRNA ligase/YqeY domain fusion protein, with amino-acid sequence MTSALTPPPSNFLRTIIDNDLAGARYADKLWAGKPGPAAIQARGTHDPARIRTRFPPEPNGYLHIGHAKSICLNFGLARDYNGACHLRFDDTNPEKEEDEYVRTIIDAVSWLGFSWENQGETNCYFASDYFGYLYQFAEALIEAGDAYVDEQNAEQMRASRGTLTQKGTNSPWRDRPAAESLTLLREMRDGKHPDGSLALRAKIDMASPNINLRDPVLYRIRHAAHHRTGNDWCIYPMYAWAHPVEDALEGITHSICTLEFEDQRPFYDWILNRLADLGQLLRPLPRQYEFARLNLTYVVTSKRKLLQLVREGHVKGWDDPRMPTLVGLRRRGYTPRSIRLFCERLGVSKADSRIDYSLLEQALRDDLDPQASRRIAVLDPIKLIITNYPEGQSELCHAPHNPHQPEAGVREFPFSRELWIERDDFREEPPKKYFRLFPGNTVRLKYGYIVTCTGFVKDEHGNISEVHAEYLPDTKSGTPGSESVKVKGTITWVSASHAVAAEVRLYDRLFSDPHPDSGDKDFLQAINPHSCRIVQGWLEPGTRAEPGTLWQFERLGYFVADQLDSTPEQPVINRAVTLRDSWA; translated from the coding sequence ATGACCTCCGCTCTGACTCCGCCACCTTCGAATTTCCTGCGCACCATTATCGACAACGATCTGGCGGGCGCCCGCTACGCCGACAAGCTCTGGGCGGGAAAGCCCGGCCCAGCCGCCATCCAGGCGCGGGGAACACACGATCCGGCCAGGATCCGCACCCGCTTTCCGCCCGAGCCCAACGGCTATCTGCACATAGGTCATGCGAAAAGCATCTGCCTGAACTTCGGGCTGGCACGCGACTATAACGGCGCCTGCCATCTGCGATTCGACGACACCAACCCCGAAAAAGAAGAAGACGAGTACGTCAGGACCATTATCGACGCGGTGTCGTGGCTGGGCTTCAGTTGGGAGAACCAGGGCGAGACAAACTGTTACTTCGCCAGCGATTACTTTGGGTATTTATACCAATTCGCCGAAGCGCTGATCGAGGCCGGAGACGCCTATGTCGACGAGCAAAACGCTGAACAAATGCGCGCCAGTCGTGGCACGCTGACCCAAAAAGGCACGAACTCCCCGTGGCGCGACCGGCCCGCCGCCGAGTCCCTGACGCTGCTTCGTGAAATGCGGGACGGCAAACACCCCGATGGCAGTCTGGCCCTGCGCGCCAAGATCGACATGGCCTCGCCCAATATCAATCTGCGCGACCCGGTGCTTTACCGCATCCGGCACGCGGCCCACCACCGAACCGGCAACGATTGGTGCATTTACCCCATGTACGCCTGGGCGCATCCCGTTGAAGACGCGCTGGAAGGCATCACGCACAGCATCTGCACGCTCGAGTTCGAAGATCAGCGGCCCTTTTACGACTGGATACTGAACAGGCTGGCCGATCTGGGGCAGCTCCTGCGCCCCTTGCCGCGCCAGTACGAATTTGCGCGCCTCAATCTCACCTATGTCGTCACCAGCAAGCGCAAGCTCCTGCAACTGGTGCGCGAGGGACACGTCAAGGGCTGGGACGACCCCCGCATGCCGACCCTGGTCGGGCTGCGGCGACGCGGCTATACGCCCAGATCCATACGCCTGTTCTGCGAACGCCTGGGCGTCTCCAAGGCAGACTCGCGTATCGACTACAGCCTGCTCGAGCAGGCCCTGCGCGACGACCTCGACCCGCAAGCCAGCCGCCGGATTGCGGTACTTGATCCAATCAAGCTGATCATTACCAACTACCCGGAAGGCCAGTCCGAACTGTGCCATGCGCCGCACAACCCTCATCAGCCGGAAGCCGGGGTACGCGAATTTCCATTTTCGCGCGAGCTCTGGATTGAACGCGACGACTTCCGCGAAGAGCCTCCAAAGAAATACTTCCGGCTCTTCCCCGGCAATACCGTGCGCTTGAAGTACGGCTATATCGTGACCTGCACGGGTTTCGTCAAAGACGAACACGGCAACATCAGCGAAGTGCATGCCGAATACCTGCCGGACACCAAAAGCGGGACACCGGGCTCGGAATCGGTCAAAGTCAAAGGCACCATCACCTGGGTCAGCGCCAGCCACGCGGTCGCCGCCGAGGTACGCCTCTACGACCGCCTGTTCTCCGACCCGCACCCCGATTCCGGCGACAAGGATTTCCTGCAGGCCATCAACCCGCATTCCTGCCGGATCGTTCAAGGCTGGCTCGAACCGGGCACACGGGCCGAGCCGGGCACCCTCTGGCAGTTCGAACGTTTGGGGTATTTTGTTGCCGACCAGCTTGATTCAACCCCGGAACAGCCCGTCATCAACCGGGCGGTCACGCTGCGGGACTCGTGGGCGTAG
- the minC gene encoding septum site-determining protein MinC, translating to MNDSSSNRESQLALDFKSATLYAVRVVLHSSRLPELISALEQRMSDAGSFFENEPVVIDASAIEETIDWAALTEALRKHDLYPIGVMAQDGNLEAARAQGLTSVDLANPVPRPVATPAPDKEVPVVAPPAAKAAPSGSESVAPAAAPSETAAAAAAAAAAALPAIAPAAMVINRPLRSGQRIYARNTDLIVIGVVSQGAEVIADGNIHVYGPLRGKAMAGARGDTSARIFTTQLDPELLAIAGVYRVIETRLDPSLHNQPTIVQLEGEALRIIGLGTPG from the coding sequence GTGAACGACTCTTCTTCAAACCGTGAAAGTCAATTGGCACTGGATTTCAAAAGCGCCACCCTCTATGCCGTACGCGTGGTCCTGCACAGCTCCCGCTTGCCTGAGCTGATCTCCGCTCTCGAACAGCGCATGAGCGATGCCGGATCTTTCTTCGAGAACGAGCCTGTCGTCATTGACGCCTCGGCCATCGAAGAAACCATAGACTGGGCCGCCCTGACCGAGGCGCTGCGCAAGCACGACCTGTACCCGATAGGCGTCATGGCGCAGGACGGCAATCTGGAAGCCGCCCGGGCTCAGGGCCTGACCAGCGTCGATCTGGCAAATCCGGTACCCCGCCCGGTCGCCACCCCGGCGCCCGACAAGGAAGTCCCCGTTGTCGCCCCACCCGCGGCAAAAGCGGCCCCGTCCGGCAGCGAATCCGTCGCGCCGGCGGCTGCGCCCTCCGAAACAGCCGCAGCCGCAGCCGCAGCCGCAGCCGCGGCATTGCCGGCCATCGCGCCGGCAGCCATGGTCATCAATCGCCCGCTGCGCTCCGGACAACGCATTTACGCCCGCAACACCGACCTGATCGTCATCGGCGTCGTCAGCCAGGGGGCCGAAGTCATTGCCGACGGCAACATCCACGTTTACGGGCCGCTGCGCGGCAAGGCCATGGCGGGGGCGCGCGGCGACACCAGCGCGCGCATCTTCACGACCCAGCTCGATCCCGAATTGCTCGCGATCGCCGGCGTTTATCGAGTGATCGAAACCAGGCTGGACCCAAGCCTGCACAATCAGCCTACCATTGTGCAACTGGAAGGCGAAGCCTTGCGCATCATCGGGCTGGGAACACCGGGTTAA